One region of Rhizobium sp. WYJ-E13 genomic DNA includes:
- a CDS encoding ABC transporter ATP-binding protein → MVEDIAAGYGRRQILDSVSLDIPEGKMTMLVGPNGSGKSTLLSVMSRLLKPTSGTVHLDGRLLNTMPTREIARRLGLLPQSPLLPEGLTVYDLVSRGRYPHQGFLRQWTEADDAAVEHALRITDTLSFAARPVDSLSGGQRQRCWIAMALAQETPVILLDEPTTFLDLHYQVEVLDLLSHLTRAHGRTIVAVLHDLNFALQYADRLVFLKDGAIRAIAEHPGDCTAELIRDVFNVNVVRLSHPETHVPLFLPAAGRGGKERSL, encoded by the coding sequence ATGGTCGAGGACATTGCTGCCGGCTACGGTCGCCGGCAGATTCTCGACAGCGTTTCCCTCGATATCCCCGAAGGAAAGATGACGATGCTGGTCGGCCCGAACGGTTCCGGCAAGTCGACGCTCCTGTCGGTCATGTCCCGACTTTTAAAGCCCACCTCCGGAACGGTGCATCTGGACGGCCGCCTGCTCAATACCATGCCGACGCGCGAGATCGCCCGCAGGCTCGGCCTCCTGCCGCAGAGCCCGCTTTTGCCGGAGGGGCTGACGGTCTACGATCTCGTCTCTCGCGGCCGCTATCCGCATCAGGGTTTCCTGCGGCAATGGACGGAGGCAGATGATGCCGCCGTCGAGCACGCGCTGCGCATAACCGATACGCTGTCCTTTGCCGCACGCCCCGTCGACAGCCTCTCCGGCGGCCAGCGGCAGCGCTGCTGGATCGCCATGGCGCTCGCGCAGGAAACGCCTGTTATCCTGCTGGACGAGCCGACCACCTTCCTCGACCTGCATTATCAGGTGGAAGTGCTCGACCTCCTGAGTCACCTCACCCGTGCCCATGGCCGCACCATCGTCGCTGTGTTGCATGACCTCAACTTCGCCCTGCAATATGCCGATCGCCTTGTCTTCCTGAAGGACGGCGCAATCCGCGCGATCGCCGAACATCCCGGTGACTGTACAGCGGAACTGATCCGCGACGTATTCAATGTGAATGTCGTGCGGCTCTCCCATCCCGAAACCCACGTGCCGCTCTTTCTTCCGGCAGCCGGGCGCGGGGGCAAGGAGCGATCATTATGA
- a CDS encoding TonB-dependent siderophore receptor: MKQRKTAGAGNGINHLRAVFLILSACAAYPVMAQDAAVNAKKTETTAAKRGSRVDGDITELKPIVVRGSSRDGDTQGYQPISTVTATRTDTPLIDIPQAVNIVSQDVLKDQKAQSLDDALSNISGIGQSNTLGGTQDSFIRRGFGDNRDGSILTNGLKTALPRSFNATSDRVEVLKGPASTLYGILDPGGMINVVTKKPEQTFGGEVYGSLSSFGGGTTGLDFTGPIEGTDFAYRIIGEYKKIDYWRNFGETRDWIISPSLTWFGEDTEVTLSYTHEDYSVPFDRGTIFDLNTGHAVDVDPKIRFDEPYNISEGSSDIATLNVKHEFNDNWKLNLDYSYSYNEYSDNQARVMAYNARNGNLTRRADATQGSEIYNHAVRADLTGDVEIGGLRNELLFGASYDYADTFRSDLIRCPQSVNFNIYNPVYGKMPACTTVSAADSDQTEKINTASAYFQDSLYLTDQWILVGGLRYQHYELMAGKGRPFITNTDSSGDKWLPRGGIVYKLTPDVSFYANAAETFRPQSSIASYYGNLPPEEGISYEIGSKFEMMDGLTANVALYTSDKKNVAYNEADPLTGLTVVKTAGLVRARGVEVDIAGEITDELSLIASYSFTDAEVLKGDYAGNWPVNVPRHTGSLFLTYDFGGVGGNGNTLKIGAGIRGAGKRAGINTNAYFLPGYMVADAFAAYTVQFERPLTIQLNLKNIFDKTYYTSSIGSTALANQIGEPFSATLSASVKF; encoded by the coding sequence ATGAAGCAGAGAAAGACGGCTGGTGCGGGCAACGGGATCAATCATTTACGCGCGGTCTTTCTAATTTTAAGTGCGTGTGCTGCCTATCCGGTCATGGCTCAAGATGCGGCTGTCAATGCGAAGAAGACCGAGACGACAGCCGCCAAGAGGGGCAGCCGGGTGGACGGTGACATCACCGAGCTGAAGCCGATCGTTGTCAGGGGCAGCAGCAGGGATGGCGACACACAGGGCTATCAGCCGATCTCCACCGTGACGGCAACGCGCACTGACACGCCGCTTATCGACATTCCGCAGGCGGTCAACATCGTCAGCCAGGACGTGCTGAAGGATCAGAAGGCACAGTCGCTCGACGATGCCCTCTCCAATATCAGTGGCATCGGCCAGTCGAACACGCTCGGCGGCACGCAGGATTCCTTCATCCGTCGCGGCTTCGGCGACAATCGTGACGGCTCGATCCTCACCAATGGTCTGAAGACCGCCTTGCCGCGCAGCTTCAATGCCACCTCCGACCGCGTCGAGGTGTTAAAAGGCCCAGCATCCACTCTCTACGGCATTCTCGATCCCGGCGGTATGATCAACGTCGTCACCAAGAAGCCGGAGCAGACATTCGGCGGTGAGGTTTATGGCTCGCTTTCGAGCTTCGGTGGTGGAACGACCGGGCTTGATTTCACCGGGCCGATCGAAGGCACGGATTTTGCGTACCGTATCATCGGCGAATACAAGAAGATCGATTACTGGCGCAATTTCGGCGAGACGCGCGACTGGATCATCTCTCCGTCGCTGACCTGGTTTGGCGAGGATACCGAGGTCACGCTCTCCTATACACATGAGGATTACAGCGTACCCTTCGATCGCGGCACGATCTTCGATCTCAATACCGGCCATGCGGTTGACGTTGATCCCAAGATCCGTTTCGACGAACCCTACAATATTTCTGAGGGCAGCTCCGATATAGCGACCCTCAACGTCAAGCATGAGTTCAACGACAACTGGAAACTCAATCTCGATTATAGCTACAGCTATAACGAATATTCCGACAACCAAGCCCGCGTCATGGCCTACAATGCCAGGAACGGAAATCTGACGCGGCGCGCCGACGCGACGCAGGGCTCGGAAATCTACAATCACGCCGTCCGCGCCGACCTGACCGGTGATGTCGAGATCGGTGGCTTGCGCAATGAATTGCTGTTCGGCGCTTCCTATGACTATGCAGATACGTTCCGCAGCGATCTGATCCGTTGCCCGCAATCAGTGAACTTCAACATCTATAATCCGGTCTATGGCAAGATGCCGGCCTGCACCACCGTGTCTGCGGCAGACAGCGACCAGACCGAAAAGATCAATACGGCCTCGGCTTACTTTCAGGATTCGCTCTATCTCACCGATCAGTGGATCCTGGTGGGTGGTCTGCGATACCAGCACTATGAGCTGATGGCCGGCAAGGGACGTCCGTTTATTACCAATACGGACAGCAGCGGCGACAAGTGGCTTCCGCGCGGCGGCATCGTCTACAAGCTGACGCCGGATGTCTCCTTCTATGCCAATGCGGCTGAGACCTTCCGGCCGCAATCCTCGATCGCCAGCTATTACGGCAACCTGCCGCCGGAAGAGGGTATCTCCTATGAGATCGGCAGCAAGTTCGAGATGATGGACGGGCTGACCGCCAATGTGGCGCTCTATACCAGCGACAAGAAGAACGTCGCCTACAATGAAGCGGATCCGCTCACCGGGCTAACCGTCGTTAAAACGGCCGGCCTCGTGCGCGCCCGTGGCGTCGAAGTCGATATCGCCGGCGAGATCACCGATGAACTGAGCCTGATTGCCAGCTACAGTTTTACCGATGCGGAAGTGTTGAAGGGCGACTATGCGGGCAACTGGCCGGTCAATGTGCCGCGTCATACCGGCTCGCTGTTCCTAACCTATGATTTCGGCGGGGTTGGCGGCAACGGTAACACGCTGAAGATCGGCGCCGGCATTCGCGGCGCCGGCAAGCGGGCAGGCATCAATACCAATGCCTATTTCCTGCCGGGCTACATGGTGGCGGACGCTTTTGCGGCCTACACCGTGCAGTTCGAACGGCCGCTGACGATACAGCTCAACCTGAAGAACATTTTCGACAAGACCTATTATACCTCCTCGATCGGTTCCACGGCGCTCGCAAACCAGATCGGCGAACCCTTCAGCGCCACGCTTTCGGCAAGCGTGAAGTTCTGA
- a CDS encoding LLM class flavin-dependent oxidoreductase: MSSNPEFLWYIPNAVKAGHRGDSATADHNSLETLTSHARALEEHGWKGALIGTGWGRPDTFTLATALAARTTTFEPLIAIRPGYWRPANFASAAASLDHLTGGRVRINIVSGKDNLAAYGDSEGDQAHRYGRTKEFMRLVRKLWTEENITYAGEHFGVRESTVVPRIQARGERRHPKFYFGGASEAAERVSATEADVQLFWGEPLDGVRERIERLKKLSRDLDRDLPPLQFGLRITTLVRDTTEVAWADAEAKVAEMANNSGAGWHDHHRAVAVGQQRLLDLHQRSEVLDDNLYTTPGKFGGGGAGTTWLVGSAADVARSLRKYRELGISHFVLSDTPYLSEIKRQGAQLLPLLRAA, translated from the coding sequence ATGAGCAGCAATCCGGAATTCCTTTGGTATATCCCCAATGCCGTCAAAGCCGGCCATCGCGGCGATTCCGCGACCGCAGACCATAACAGCCTGGAAACGCTGACCAGCCACGCCAGGGCGCTGGAAGAGCACGGCTGGAAGGGCGCGCTCATCGGCACCGGCTGGGGCCGTCCCGACACCTTCACGCTGGCCACTGCGCTTGCGGCACGCACCACCACCTTCGAGCCGCTGATCGCAATCCGCCCCGGCTACTGGCGGCCGGCGAATTTCGCGTCGGCGGCAGCCTCGCTCGACCATCTCACAGGTGGGCGGGTGCGCATCAATATCGTCTCTGGCAAGGACAATCTTGCTGCCTATGGCGACAGCGAGGGCGATCAGGCGCATCGCTACGGCCGCACCAAGGAATTCATGCGGCTGGTGCGAAAACTATGGACCGAGGAAAACATCACTTATGCCGGTGAACATTTCGGGGTCCGCGAATCCACCGTCGTGCCGCGCATCCAAGCCCGCGGCGAGCGGCGTCATCCGAAATTCTATTTCGGCGGCGCCTCGGAAGCAGCAGAGCGTGTCTCCGCTACTGAAGCCGATGTTCAGCTCTTCTGGGGTGAACCGCTCGATGGCGTGAGGGAGCGGATCGAACGCCTGAAGAAGCTGAGCCGTGACCTCGACCGCGACCTGCCACCGCTTCAATTCGGGCTGAGGATCACGACGCTGGTGCGCGACACCACCGAAGTGGCCTGGGCCGACGCAGAGGCGAAGGTCGCCGAGATGGCAAACAATAGCGGTGCTGGCTGGCACGATCACCACCGCGCCGTCGCCGTCGGCCAGCAGCGCCTGCTCGATCTGCACCAGCGCAGTGAAGTGCTCGACGACAATCTCTACACCACGCCCGGCAAGTTCGGCGGCGGCGGGGCGGGCACGACTTGGCTCGTGGGTTCTGCAGCGGATGTCGCCCGCTCATTGCGCAAATACCGGGAACTCGGCATCAGCCATTTCGTGTTGTCCGACACGCCCTATCTTTCGGAGATCAAACGACAGGGCGCACAACTGCTGCCCCTGCTCAGGGCAGCATGA
- a CDS encoding LLM class flavin-dependent oxidoreductase, producing the protein MANQKRQIRLGAFIMATGHHVAAWRHPDAQADAGLNVDHYRELAQTAERGKFDLVFVADSPAGWERAKDPEALRRTAQGAHFEPVTLWAALSQVTSHIGFVATASTTYEDPYLLARKFASLDYISKGRAAWNVVTTGADVSKNFSIPGHPAHADRYARAEEFVDLVKGLWDSYEDDAFIRDKESGVYLDPDKVHQLDHKGQFFSVSGPLNVGRPVQGYPVIVQAGASEPGRELAARTAEMIFTANQTLEDAQEFYADVKGRLGRYGRNPDELLISPGIFPVLGGTEAETRENYEYIQSLVHPSVAWNILSRHYKDVDLSGYSLDDPAPPLPDNTELNKSRLKLVTDLVSRNNMTLREFYLAVATARGHRTVVGTPEQVADAMQEWFDNGAADAFNIMPPVLPKGLTDFVDQVVPILRKRGLFREEYEGTTLRENLGLRRPPNGLALRARQGTSARAAG; encoded by the coding sequence ATGGCTAATCAGAAAAGACAGATACGGCTTGGCGCGTTCATCATGGCAACCGGCCATCATGTCGCCGCCTGGCGCCACCCGGACGCACAAGCCGATGCCGGCCTGAATGTCGATCACTATCGCGAGCTCGCCCAGACCGCCGAGCGCGGCAAATTCGACCTGGTTTTCGTTGCCGACAGCCCGGCCGGCTGGGAGCGGGCCAAAGACCCCGAAGCGCTGCGCCGCACCGCGCAGGGCGCCCATTTCGAGCCGGTGACCCTGTGGGCGGCGCTTTCTCAGGTCACAAGCCATATCGGCTTTGTCGCAACCGCCTCCACCACCTATGAAGACCCCTATCTGCTTGCCCGCAAATTCGCCTCGCTCGACTATATCTCCAAGGGGCGCGCGGCCTGGAACGTCGTCACCACGGGAGCCGATGTCTCCAAGAATTTCTCGATCCCCGGCCATCCGGCTCATGCCGACCGTTATGCGCGGGCAGAGGAATTCGTCGATCTGGTGAAGGGCTTGTGGGATTCCTATGAGGACGACGCTTTCATCCGTGACAAGGAAAGCGGCGTCTATCTCGATCCGGACAAGGTGCATCAGCTCGACCACAAAGGCCAGTTCTTCTCCGTCAGCGGCCCCTTGAATGTCGGCCGCCCGGTGCAGGGCTATCCCGTCATCGTCCAGGCCGGCGCATCCGAGCCGGGTCGCGAGCTCGCGGCGCGTACCGCCGAGATGATCTTCACCGCGAACCAGACGCTGGAGGACGCTCAGGAATTTTATGCGGACGTCAAGGGACGGCTCGGCCGCTATGGACGCAACCCGGATGAACTGCTGATCAGCCCCGGCATCTTCCCGGTCTTAGGCGGCACGGAGGCCGAAACACGGGAAAATTACGAATATATCCAGTCGCTGGTTCACCCCTCGGTCGCCTGGAACATCCTGTCGCGCCACTACAAGGACGTCGATCTCTCCGGATATTCGCTCGACGATCCAGCCCCACCACTGCCCGACAACACCGAGCTCAACAAGAGCCGCCTCAAACTGGTCACCGATCTGGTCTCGCGCAACAATATGACGCTGCGCGAATTCTATCTGGCGGTCGCGACCGCCCGCGGACACCGCACGGTTGTCGGCACGCCGGAGCAGGTGGCCGACGCGATGCAGGAATGGTTCGACAATGGTGCGGCGGATGCCTTCAACATCATGCCGCCGGTCCTGCCGAAGGGGCTGACCGACTTCGTCGATCAGGTCGTGCCGATCCTGCGCAAGCGCGGTCTTTTCCGCGAGGAGTACGAAGGCACGACGCTGCGCGAGAACCTCGGTCTGCGGCGTCCACCGAATGGGCTGGCGCTGAGAGCCCGGCAGGGCACATCGGCCCGGGCGGCCGGATAA
- a CDS encoding ABC transporter permease — MATTWDADNVKASRISPRGSAGVTDTAKPSASRARRRLGPGREIPFGLQIGPALLVLAWVAGSALGWIDPRILSAPWTVVEAFGRLIAEGRLQDNFLTSATRALLGLSIGLVIGTALAVLAGLSRIGEALIDGPIQIKRAIPTLALIPLFILWFGIGEGMKVTTIVLAVIIPIYIHTHNALRSIDSRYVELAETLRMSQKDFVFQVVLPGALPGFLLGLRFAVTLCWVSLVVVEQINSTSGLGYMIDLARTYGQTDVILVGLVVYVLLGLVSDGLVRLLGRRVLSWRRTLAN, encoded by the coding sequence ATGGCAACCACCTGGGATGCAGATAACGTCAAGGCGTCACGGATATCGCCGCGTGGAAGCGCTGGCGTCACCGACACGGCAAAACCCTCAGCCTCCCGCGCCCGTCGCAGGCTCGGCCCCGGACGCGAGATACCCTTCGGACTGCAGATCGGTCCGGCACTGCTGGTGCTGGCCTGGGTTGCCGGATCGGCATTGGGGTGGATCGATCCGCGCATTCTCTCGGCGCCCTGGACGGTCGTCGAGGCCTTTGGACGGTTGATCGCCGAGGGTCGCCTTCAGGATAATTTCCTGACCTCTGCGACCCGTGCGCTGCTCGGCCTCAGCATCGGGCTTGTCATCGGCACGGCTCTCGCGGTCCTCGCCGGTCTGTCCCGCATCGGCGAGGCGCTGATCGATGGCCCGATCCAGATCAAGCGTGCCATCCCGACGCTGGCGCTGATCCCGCTTTTTATCCTGTGGTTCGGGATTGGCGAAGGCATGAAGGTCACGACCATCGTGCTTGCCGTCATCATTCCGATTTACATCCACACGCACAACGCACTGCGCAGCATCGACAGCCGCTATGTCGAACTCGCCGAGACGCTCCGCATGAGCCAGAAGGATTTCGTCTTTCAGGTCGTGCTGCCCGGCGCTCTGCCCGGCTTCCTTCTCGGTCTACGCTTTGCCGTGACCCTCTGCTGGGTGTCGCTCGTGGTGGTCGAACAGATCAACTCCACCAGCGGCCTCGGCTACATGATCGATCTCGCTCGCACCTATGGCCAGACCGACGTCATCCTCGTCGGCCTGGTGGTCTATGTGCTGCTCGGCCTCGTCTCGGACGGCCTCGTCCGCCTGCTCGGACGGAGGGTCCTTTCATGGCGCCGCACTCTGGCCAACTGA
- a CDS encoding diguanylate cyclase, with translation MAVLVLDAAGRVIFVNAEARHLLQLEDQPAGMDIAELMPEWPLFSGVSTAFTSDRSGHRRSYRVQVMKWSAGTETVTAAFLEPVDDERPAGYAAREANLRLRYVIEMLPEAVCVFDANDRYVLWNQKYAELYADIAEHLRPGAAFEDILRTSLAGDKMRERVEDKEAWFSARMQKFRQPVSQEEQQLRDGRWLRHDDRRTPDGGAIGMRIDITGLKQREDWLRQLFDANPMPMLLCDGESLAILQANQAAVDFYGFQLAMLLSKRACDMHVDDELQAFEKILLHLDGDRDTRTIWRQTTLDGSERHVLIYVRQLLEGAERRLLLTVADVSDRILAEAEANRLAHHDILTGLPNRMQFYKALEKALASEDREKVIICCLDLDGFKPVNDTFGHAAGDDVLKNVAGRLQIHARGHLVARLGGDEFAILMKGQRGEAIDLAERCIDAFQQPFVINGLAIRLGVSIGIAAADGVDGEALVQEADRALYRAKADGRNTWRMTPLDLPVPKRAKA, from the coding sequence ATGGCGGTGCTCGTGCTCGACGCCGCCGGCCGCGTCATCTTTGTCAATGCCGAAGCCCGGCATCTCCTCCAACTCGAAGACCAGCCTGCCGGAATGGACATTGCCGAACTCATGCCGGAATGGCCGCTGTTCTCAGGCGTCTCCACCGCTTTCACCAGCGATCGTTCCGGTCATCGTCGATCATACCGCGTACAGGTCATGAAATGGTCCGCAGGCACAGAGACGGTCACAGCTGCTTTCCTCGAGCCTGTTGATGACGAGCGTCCGGCAGGTTACGCGGCGCGCGAGGCCAATCTGCGCCTGCGCTATGTCATAGAGATGCTGCCGGAAGCGGTCTGCGTGTTCGACGCCAACGACCGCTATGTTCTCTGGAACCAGAAATATGCCGAGCTTTATGCCGACATAGCCGAGCACCTGAGGCCCGGTGCCGCGTTCGAGGATATTTTGAGGACCAGTCTCGCCGGGGACAAGATGCGAGAGCGCGTCGAGGACAAGGAGGCCTGGTTCAGCGCCCGCATGCAGAAATTCCGCCAGCCGGTTTCGCAGGAGGAACAGCAGTTGCGGGACGGCCGGTGGCTGCGCCACGACGACCGGCGCACGCCCGACGGTGGCGCCATCGGCATGCGCATCGATATTACCGGCCTCAAGCAGCGGGAAGACTGGCTTCGCCAATTGTTCGACGCCAATCCCATGCCCATGCTTTTGTGCGATGGCGAGAGCCTTGCCATTCTTCAGGCCAACCAGGCAGCCGTTGATTTCTATGGCTTCCAACTCGCGATGCTACTGTCGAAGCGGGCTTGCGACATGCATGTCGACGACGAACTCCAGGCATTCGAGAAGATCCTCCTTCATCTCGACGGTGACCGTGATACACGAACGATCTGGCGACAGACGACGCTGGACGGATCGGAGCGCCACGTGCTGATCTATGTTCGCCAGCTCCTCGAGGGGGCCGAGCGCCGGCTGCTGCTTACCGTCGCCGACGTCAGCGACAGGATCCTTGCAGAGGCTGAGGCCAATCGTTTGGCACATCATGATATTCTCACAGGCCTGCCGAACAGGATGCAATTCTACAAAGCGCTCGAAAAAGCCCTTGCATCGGAGGATCGGGAAAAGGTCATCATCTGCTGCCTGGATCTGGATGGGTTCAAGCCTGTCAATGATACGTTTGGCCATGCTGCCGGCGATGATGTGCTGAAAAATGTCGCCGGGCGGCTGCAGATACATGCGCGGGGCCATCTGGTCGCCCGCCTCGGCGGTGATGAATTCGCAATCCTGATGAAGGGGCAAAGAGGTGAGGCGATTGATCTCGCTGAGCGCTGTATCGACGCCTTCCAACAGCCTTTTGTGATCAATGGACTTGCCATCCGTCTCGGTGTCAGCATCGGCATTGCTGCGGCGGACGGAGTGGACGGCGAAGCGCTCGTGCAGGAGGCGGACCGGGCGCTCTATCGCGCCAAGGCCGATGGCCGCAACACCTGGCGCATGACACCTCTGGATCTGCCTGTTCCGAAGCGGGCTAAGGCCTGA
- a CDS encoding LysR substrate-binding domain-containing protein has product MRNLPLASLRAFEAAARHESFVRAAAELNLNPTGISQHVKAMETWLRIPLFRRHSRGVTLTAAGREFGAAVTYALAHIDVAAGQLRLEANSRPVSVACIPSMAVRWLIPQLPRLRIAFPEIRINIVYALDARTPEAAGADLLICHGFRPSTGAIKLLDAETRPTCSAEFLARHGPFHKPADLLACEILHDETTDAWARWLSGAGIHSAPKAGPIFADFNLMIGSLISGQGVGLCPTALIAEEIAAGSLVSLFERASDMDKAYWLIEAKGLSREAKTLRDWLLAARQEN; this is encoded by the coding sequence ATGAGAAACCTTCCCCTCGCATCCCTACGGGCATTCGAAGCGGCCGCGCGCCACGAAAGCTTTGTCCGGGCGGCTGCCGAACTGAATCTGAATCCCACCGGCATCAGCCAGCACGTGAAGGCAATGGAGACTTGGCTCCGTATCCCCCTGTTTCGGCGTCATAGCCGTGGCGTGACGTTGACGGCCGCCGGCAGGGAATTTGGCGCGGCCGTCACCTATGCGTTGGCGCATATCGACGTCGCCGCCGGGCAGTTGAGGCTGGAAGCAAACAGCCGCCCGGTCAGCGTTGCGTGCATTCCCTCCATGGCAGTGCGATGGCTCATTCCGCAGCTGCCCAGGCTGAGAATTGCTTTTCCTGAAATCAGGATCAACATCGTCTATGCGCTGGATGCCAGGACGCCCGAAGCGGCCGGTGCCGACCTGCTGATCTGCCACGGATTCCGGCCGAGCACCGGCGCCATCAAGCTCCTTGATGCCGAAACCAGACCAACCTGTTCGGCAGAATTCCTCGCCCGGCATGGCCCATTTCACAAGCCAGCCGACCTGCTTGCCTGCGAAATCCTGCATGACGAGACGACCGATGCCTGGGCGCGCTGGCTGTCAGGTGCCGGCATCCATTCCGCGCCGAAGGCCGGACCTATTTTTGCCGACTTCAATCTCATGATCGGCTCGTTGATCAGTGGCCAGGGTGTCGGCCTTTGCCCAACCGCGCTGATTGCAGAAGAGATCGCGGCAGGTTCGCTTGTTTCCCTCTTCGAGCGGGCTTCCGATATGGACAAGGCTTATTGGCTCATCGAGGCAAAGGGCCTCTCGCGCGAGGCAAAAACGCTTCGTGATTGGCTGCTTGCTGCAAGACAGGAGAACTGA
- a CDS encoding ABC transporter ATP-binding protein codes for MAPHSGQLKPAVHVEKLVRRFAAKTILDGVDLDIGEGEFVALLGKSGSGKSTFLRALAGLDHEVEGTGTLETPEELSVVFQDARLLPWRTVIQNVTLGLPDKAGQKAGRRALAEVGLEGRETAWPNQLSGGEQQRVALARSLVREPVLLLADEPFGALDALTRLKMHDLLRELCAKHRPAVLLVTHDVDEAISLADRILVLDEGRFVEDLRIDLPAPRDHGDPRFAQIRTRLLRRLGVDAAGRHAA; via the coding sequence ATGGCGCCGCACTCTGGCCAACTGAAACCTGCCGTGCATGTGGAAAAGCTCGTGCGACGTTTTGCGGCGAAGACAATCCTCGACGGCGTCGATCTCGATATCGGCGAGGGCGAGTTCGTCGCCCTGCTCGGCAAAAGCGGCTCAGGCAAGAGCACGTTCCTCAGAGCCCTTGCCGGCCTCGACCACGAGGTCGAGGGAACTGGGACGCTTGAGACGCCGGAAGAACTTTCGGTCGTCTTTCAGGATGCCCGTCTGCTGCCCTGGCGCACGGTCATTCAGAACGTCACGCTCGGTCTGCCGGATAAAGCCGGACAGAAAGCCGGACGCAGGGCGCTCGCCGAAGTCGGTCTCGAAGGACGGGAAACTGCCTGGCCGAACCAGCTGTCCGGCGGCGAACAGCAGAGGGTGGCACTCGCCCGCTCGCTGGTGCGTGAGCCGGTCCTGCTGCTGGCCGACGAACCCTTCGGCGCGCTCGATGCGCTGACCCGGCTGAAGATGCATGACCTCTTGCGGGAGCTTTGTGCGAAACACCGCCCCGCCGTTCTGCTCGTCACCCATGATGTCGATGAGGCGATCTCGCTCGCCGACCGAATCCTGGTGCTCGATGAGGGCCGTTTTGTCGAGGATCTGCGCATCGATCTGCCGGCGCCACGCGATCACGGCGATCCGCGCTTCGCACAGATCCGAACCCGTCTTCTGAGACGGCTCGGGGTTGATGCCGCCGGCCGTCACGCTGCCTGA
- a CDS encoding ABC transporter substrate-binding protein — protein sequence MTLAKTLGTAVLGLISLGMLSSVAAAEASAPLLDKVPTGTVLTIGDPITQKALEVSGLIKELTFEVKWANLSGGPQTSEAFRAHALDVGSVAEIPSIFATWNNLPVRNIAYRERKDPIANPIYRFGIAPDVDVKSLADFRGKRIAFSPGQAQGTLVLRALHAAGLTKKDATLVELPSTGDVYPKALASKQVDIAPLGGVNIRRYISQYGSDGASLVAHGLRDDPAHLYAPQWVLDDPAKAAALAEYVRLWARATEWVDQNPEIWIREYYIGQQGLSREDAEFLIKLAGTQVIPDSWADVKKRHQETINLLASELGYKPFDVEQIFDNRFEKIAAGALPRSQ from the coding sequence ATGACATTGGCAAAAACACTGGGAACGGCTGTGCTCGGCCTCATCTCTCTTGGCATGCTCAGCAGCGTTGCAGCGGCCGAGGCAAGCGCACCGCTGCTCGACAAGGTGCCGACGGGAACGGTTCTGACGATCGGTGATCCGATCACGCAGAAAGCTCTGGAGGTTTCCGGCCTCATCAAGGAACTCACCTTCGAGGTCAAATGGGCCAATCTCAGCGGCGGCCCCCAGACCTCCGAAGCCTTCCGCGCGCATGCACTTGATGTCGGCTCCGTGGCCGAAATCCCGTCGATCTTCGCGACCTGGAACAACCTGCCCGTCCGCAATATCGCCTATCGCGAACGGAAAGACCCGATTGCCAATCCAATCTACCGCTTCGGCATTGCGCCCGACGTCGACGTCAAGTCGCTCGCAGATTTCCGCGGCAAGCGCATCGCCTTCAGCCCTGGCCAGGCCCAAGGTACGCTCGTGCTTCGCGCGCTCCATGCCGCAGGCCTGACAAAGAAAGACGCCACGCTGGTCGAGTTGCCGAGCACCGGTGACGTCTATCCGAAGGCACTGGCCAGCAAGCAGGTCGATATCGCGCCGCTCGGCGGCGTCAATATCCGTCGCTACATCAGTCAATATGGCTCCGATGGCGCAAGCCTCGTCGCGCACGGCCTGCGTGACGACCCAGCCCATCTCTATGCACCGCAATGGGTGCTGGACGATCCCGCAAAAGCAGCCGCCCTTGCCGAATATGTCCGCCTCTGGGCGCGCGCAACCGAATGGGTCGATCAGAACCCCGAGATCTGGATCAGGGAATATTACATCGGCCAGCAGGGCCTCAGCCGCGAGGATGCCGAATTTCTTATCAAGCTCGCAGGCACCCAGGTCATCCCCGATAGCTGGGCGGACGTGAAGAAGCGCCATCAGGAAACCATCAACCTCTTGGCCAGCGAGCTTGGCTACAAGCCCTTCGACGTCGAACAGATCTTCGACAACCGCTTCGAAAAAATCGCCGCAGGCGCTCTGCCAAGAAGCCAGTGA